One Streptococcus sp. S1 DNA window includes the following coding sequences:
- a CDS encoding phosphoketolase family protein, translating into MTVDYNSKAYLDKVDAWWRAANYISAAQMYLKDNPLLKREVVENDLKAHPIGHWGTVPGQNFIYAHLNRAINKYDLDMFYIEGPGHGGQVMVSNSYLDGSYTELNPNIPQNEEGFKHLCKIFSFPGGIASHAAPETPGSIHEGGELGYALSHAAGAVLDNPDVIAATVIGDGEGETGPLMAGWLSNTFLNPVNDGAILPIFYLNGGKIHNPTIFERKTDEELALFFEGLGWKPIFANVTAISEDHEAAHALFAEKLDEAIEEIKKVQAEARKGSAEEATQPVYPVLIARIPKGWTGPKAWEGTPIEGGFRAHQVPIPVDAHHMEHVDALLSWLESYRPAELFDETGKLVPEIAEIAPKGDRRMAMNPITNAGVIKPMNTADWKKHALQFNTPGEIMAQDMIEFGKYAADLVDANPDNFRIFGPDETKSNRLQEVFTRTSRQWLGRMKPDYDEALSPAGRVIDSQLSEHQAEGMLEGYVLTGRHGFFASYESFLRVVDSMITQHFKWLRKSKTHTTWRKNYPALNLIATSTVFQQDHNGYTHQDPGILTHLAEKTPEYIREYLPADTNSLLAVMDEAFKGEDVINLIVSSKHPRPQFYSAAEAEELVREGYKVIDWASTVSADEEPDLVIAAAGTEPNLEALAAITILHKAFPELKIRFVNVIDILKLRHPSVDARGLSDEEFDKVFTTDKPVIFAFHGYEGMIRDIFFNRHNHNLRVHGYRENGDITTPFDMRVMSELDRFHLAQDAANAALGDAASAFAAKMDETIAFHHDYIRENGDDIPEVQNWKWENVNK; encoded by the coding sequence ATGACTGTCGATTATAACAGCAAAGCTTACTTGGATAAAGTAGACGCTTGGTGGCGTGCAGCCAACTACATTTCAGCTGCTCAAATGTACTTGAAAGATAACCCATTGTTGAAGCGCGAAGTCGTTGAAAATGACTTGAAAGCTCACCCAATCGGACACTGGGGAACTGTACCAGGGCAAAACTTTATCTATGCTCACTTGAACCGTGCCATCAACAAATACGACTTGGATATGTTCTACATTGAAGGACCAGGTCACGGTGGGCAAGTAATGGTATCGAACTCATACTTAGATGGTTCTTATACTGAATTAAATCCAAACATCCCACAAAATGAAGAAGGCTTCAAACACTTGTGTAAGATCTTCTCATTCCCAGGAGGAATCGCTTCTCACGCTGCGCCTGAAACACCAGGATCTATCCACGAAGGTGGAGAACTTGGTTATGCCCTTTCTCACGCTGCAGGTGCTGTATTGGATAATCCAGATGTGATTGCTGCCACAGTTATCGGTGACGGTGAAGGAGAAACAGGTCCATTGATGGCTGGTTGGTTGTCAAATACTTTCTTGAACCCAGTCAACGATGGGGCTATCCTTCCAATCTTCTACCTCAATGGTGGGAAAATCCACAACCCAACGATCTTCGAACGCAAAACAGACGAAGAATTGGCCCTCTTCTTTGAAGGTCTTGGTTGGAAACCAATCTTTGCGAATGTCACTGCAATTTCAGAAGACCACGAGGCTGCACACGCTTTATTCGCTGAAAAATTGGACGAAGCAATTGAAGAAATCAAGAAAGTCCAAGCAGAAGCTCGTAAAGGTTCTGCAGAAGAAGCAACTCAACCAGTTTATCCTGTCTTAATTGCTCGTATTCCTAAAGGTTGGACTGGTCCAAAAGCATGGGAAGGAACACCAATTGAGGGTGGATTCCGTGCGCACCAAGTTCCAATCCCAGTAGATGCTCACCACATGGAGCATGTCGATGCCCTTCTTTCATGGTTGGAATCTTACCGTCCAGCTGAATTGTTCGACGAAACTGGTAAACTAGTTCCTGAAATTGCTGAAATTGCACCAAAGGGTGACCGTCGCATGGCGATGAACCCAATCACAAATGCTGGTGTGATCAAACCAATGAACACAGCTGATTGGAAGAAACATGCCCTCCAATTCAACACACCAGGTGAAATCATGGCTCAAGACATGATCGAATTTGGTAAGTATGCGGCAGACTTAGTAGATGCAAACCCAGATAACTTCCGTATCTTCGGTCCAGACGAAACCAAATCAAACCGTCTTCAAGAAGTCTTCACTCGTACAAGCCGTCAATGGTTAGGACGTATGAAACCAGACTACGATGAAGCATTGAGCCCTGCTGGTCGTGTCATTGACTCTCAATTGTCAGAGCACCAGGCAGAAGGTATGCTTGAAGGATATGTCTTGACAGGTCGTCATGGATTCTTCGCTTCTTACGAATCCTTCCTTCGTGTAGTGGATTCTATGATCACTCAACACTTCAAATGGTTGCGTAAGTCTAAGACACATACGACATGGCGTAAAAACTACCCAGCCTTGAACTTGATTGCAACTTCAACGGTCTTCCAACAAGACCATAATGGTTACACTCACCAAGATCCAGGTATCTTGACTCACTTGGCTGAGAAAACTCCTGAATATATCCGTGAGTACTTGCCAGCAGATACCAATAGCTTGCTTGCGGTAATGGATGAAGCCTTCAAGGGAGAAGATGTGATCAACTTGATCGTTTCTTCTAAACACCCACGTCCTCAATTCTACTCAGCAGCTGAAGCAGAAGAATTGGTTCGTGAAGGATACAAGGTGATCGATTGGGCATCAACTGTTTCAGCAGATGAAGAGCCAGATCTTGTTATTGCAGCTGCAGGTACAGAGCCAAACTTAGAAGCTCTTGCAGCCATCACAATCTTGCACAAAGCCTTCCCAGAATTGAAGATCCGCTTTGTCAACGTTATCGACATCTTGAAATTGCGTCACCCATCCGTTGATGCGCGTGGGCTTTCAGATGAAGAATTTGACAAAGTCTTCACAACTGATAAACCAGTCATCTTTGCCTTCCATGGTTACGAAGGCATGATCCGTGATATCTTCTTCAACCGTCACAACCATAACTTGCGCGTGCATGGTTACCGTGAAAACGGGGATATCACCACACCATTTGATATGCGTGTGATGTCTGAGTTGGATCGCTTCCACTTGGCACAAGATGCAGCTAATGCAGCTCTTGGAGATGCAGCAAGCGCATTTGCAGCGAAGATGGATGAAACAATCGCCTTCCACCATGACTACATCCGTGAAAACGGAGACGACATTCCAGAAGTTCAAAATTGGAAATGGGAAAACGTGAATAAATAA